GGATTTCACGGTGAATGCCATGGCGCTGGTGTTGGAGGCTGATGGCAATCAGATTCTGTTGGATCTTTTTGATGGGCAGCAGCATCTGGCCATGCGTCAGCTCGCTTTCTTGCATGAAAGAAGCGTTGAGGATGATCCGACTCGCGTGTTGAGGGCGGCCCGTTACTGCGCTCGTCTTGGTTTCAGCCCTGCTCCCACAGCATTGCTCCAAATGCATTCCACGATCGGCTTGTGGCCTTGGGCTTGGCGTTTGGGTGATCCCGTTGATTCTGTGCCTCCTGCACTCGGAACCCGGTTGCGGATGGAGCTGGAGTTGTTGCTGGATCGTGAACCATGGGCAGAAGCCTTGGGCTTGCTGCGGTCCTGGTCCGTGATGCCTCTGTTAGATCCCTGCTTGCAGAGCGATCCCAGGCTGATCCGTCGTCTGCATCAGGCCTCGAGATTGGGCCTTCCCGCTCTGGCCGCTTTAGTGGCAGCCGCTTCAGATCCTCGCGAGCTCGCTTTGAGACTGCAGATCCCAGGCCAGCAGCAGCGCTGGCTTGAAGCGTTGCTTGAGTTGCGTCGTTGGATTGTGCTGGATGTGTTGCCACAGCCTTGGGGCAGCTGGGGGACCTTGGAGTGGACAAGGCGCCTGGAACAGGATCGGTGGCCTGCTGAGGTGGTGGCCTTGGCCGTCGTCGACAACCTGCCTTGCTGGCGTCCGTTGTTGCGTTGGTGGGGGCGCTGGCGTCATGTTGGGGCAACTGAAAGCGCGAGGGAACTGATCGCTCAGGGCATCTCTCCCGGCCCCCAACTTGGCGAGGCTTTACGTCTTTCGCGTGATCAGGCGTTGATGGGCATCAGGTGAGACGTCCTGTTTGTCCAATACTTGCGCGGCTGTGATCGGTTCTTTGCTCAGACGT
Above is a window of Synechococcus sp. BIOS-U3-1 DNA encoding:
- a CDS encoding CCA tRNA nucleotidyltransferase, giving the protein MTRVSASALPGIPPDLIPSLVAQVKGKARLALVGGAVRDALLHDMHQAPGQTLPDLDLVYEGSCSQLASGLQETLGLVRVTDLRLHDQFGTAELVLDGVLLDLAAARTEIYPAPGQNPLVHNSFLEKDLARRDFTVNAMALVLEADGNQILLDLFDGQQHLAMRQLAFLHERSVEDDPTRVLRAARYCARLGFSPAPTALLQMHSTIGLWPWAWRLGDPVDSVPPALGTRLRMELELLLDREPWAEALGLLRSWSVMPLLDPCLQSDPRLIRRLHQASRLGLPALAALVAAASDPRELALRLQIPGQQQRWLEALLELRRWIVLDVLPQPWGSWGTLEWTRRLEQDRWPAEVVALAVVDNLPCWRPLLRWWGRWRHVGATESARELIAQGISPGPQLGEALRLSRDQALMGIR